ATATTTAATAGATTATTTGGACCATGGTGACCAAGTTCTTACATGCGAAATCTGTAGTGCAAAGTTATGGACATCAAAAGGTGGAAAAGGTCGAATAACTATGAATAAGATGTGTTATAGTATGTGTTGTGGGTATGGTAAAGTTGAGCTACCGCCTTTAAAGGATGCGCATACGTCTTAtcaacttttgttttcttcctcaAATGAAAAAAGcaagtttttccagaagaataTAAGACGATACAACTCTATGTTCTCTTTTACATCTATGGGTGGAAAGGTTGATTCTGCTATTAACAAGGGCCATGCTCCGTTTATTTATCGTATCAGTGGGCAAAACTATCATTGCATCGGTAGTCTTAAACCTTCTAATGGAAATCAACCTCAGTTTTGTCAGCTATACATATATGACACTGAAAATGAAATAACAAACAGACAGGCATTATTCGGGTATGATTCATTATAAGCCCCATCTTTTTTACTTATATATATTTATAGAAAACGAttttctattattattattatgctaTATTAATTTTATGTTGTTTATTTGTATTTTGTCAGGAAAACAAGCAAACCTTCGTCCTCTAATGATAAAGAGATTGATGTTGAAATGATACATTATTTGAGGGatttattagattcagaaaatatgttggttaagacATATAGAATGGTCAGAGACCATTTTCACGAATCCCCAGAGGCCAACCTTAAACTTCGTCTTATGTATAAAAGAGAAAAAGATGGCAGAACATATAGCTTACCAACCACGTCGGAAGTTGCTGCTTTGGTTGTTGGAGACATAGATAAAGCTATAGACCATCGTGATATTCTTGTCGAGACTCAGTCTGGAATGTTGCAGCGTATTAGCGAATTACATCCATCATATCTTGCTCTGCAATATCCGTTGCTTTTCCCATATGGTGATGATGGATATAGAATTGATATTCCCCATAGAGATTTAATTGCGACTCAAAAGAAAATAAAGCCAAAGTGCACGATGAGAGAATTTTTTTCATATAGGATCCAAGATAGAAATTATGGTTTTTCCTTAATTCTTAACGGAAGAAGGTTGTTACAACAGTTTTTGGTTGACGCATATACGATGATCGAGAGCGAGAGACTACATTACATTAGAAGACAACAAACAAAACTTCGATCTGAAACATTTGAAAATCTTAagaagcataaagataaaggTAAACAAACTTTAAAAGACACTGGAAAGCCTGTTATACTACCTTCTTTATTTACTGGTGGTGCAAGATTCATGCAACAAAACTACCTCGATGCAATGGCCTTATGTAAGTCTTACGGGTACCCAGATTTCTTCATAACTATAACTTGTAATCCTAAGTGGCCAGAAGTAAAACGATTTCTAAAAGATTCCACCATCAAAGCTGAGGACAGGCCTGACATACTGTGTCGATTGTTTAAAATGAAGTTTGATTCAATAATCAAAGATTTGAAGGATTCTAATTACCTCGGTGAGATTAATGTTGGTATGTTAGGTTTTTTTTACATTTCttatttttgtgtaaaatttgcaattagtttaataaaatactaaatttgttttttttatttagttgtttatACGGTAGAATTCCAGAAGCGTGGTCTTCCTCATGCACATATATGCTTATTTATGAATGTCGATCACAAACTTCCTACTGTAGATCACATAGATCCATTTATATCGGCTGAGATTCCTGATAAAAATCAAGATCCCGAACTTTATTCTTTGGTAAGTGATTATATGATTCACGGTCCATGTGGAAATGCTAATTTGAAGTGTCCTTGCATGGTTGATAAAAGATGTTCAAAAAATTTTCCAAAGAAATTTTCATCACATACAACTGTTGATTCAAATGGTTTCCCTGTATACCGAAGACGAGATTCCGGCCACACAGTTATAAAATCTGGTGTTAGATTGGACAACAGAAGCGTTGTTCCATATAACAAAAGGCTTCTAAAAAGATATCAAGCACACATCAATGTAGAATGGTGTAATCAATCTGGTTCAGTTAAATATTTGTTCAAGTATATTAATAAAGGCCCTGATATGGCTACTGCTGTTGTTTCTGGTGTTTCAAATCCAAGCATTAAGGATAAACCAAGAGATGAGATCAAGGAATATTATGATTGTAGATATATTTCAGCTTGTGAGGAATCATGGAGAATATTCTCAAACGAGGTTCATTATAGGTATCCTGTAGTTATGAGGCTTCCCTTTCATATGCCGGGTCAACAGAATGTTGTTTATGGTGCGGATGACGATATTGATAATGTGTTAAGCAAGCCTTCAGTTGCTTCTTCAATATTTGTTGAATGGATGAAATTAAACGAGTCAAATGAAAATGCTAGAAAGTTGACTTATGTGGAGTTTCCATCAAAATTTGTTTGGAAACTTCAAGATAGATGTTGGCAGGTACGTAAGACGTACCAAACTGTTGGCTGTATACATTCTGTGTCTCCTGCGTTAGGCGAACCTTATTTTTTGAGGATACTTCTGAATAAAGTTAGAGAGCCCAGATCCTTCGAGGAAATACGTACTGTTAACGGTCAGTTATTCCCGACTTTTAGAGATGCTTGCTACGCAATGGGGCTGTTAGATGATGACAATGAGTACGTTGAGGCCATTAAAGAAGCAAGTTTTGAAGGACATGCTGGGTATCTCCGAGCGTTATTTGCTACATTGTTGTTGTCAAATACACTTTCACGTCCAGAGTTTGTGTGGGAGAACACGTGGAAATACTTAGCAGATGATATTTTATACAGACGTCAAAAAGAAACAAATATTTCAGGTTCTCAGCtgtctttttattttacattctAATTTTCTGTTTCATCATTAATGccaaacaattattttttttttgaatttttaggtttagtGCTTCCTGAACATCAAGTTAAAAACCTTACTTTGTTGGAAATTGAAAAATATTTAGTTTCGAATGGTTCGTCGTTACGAGGTTTTAACACGATGCCTTTTCCTGATGATGATTCATTACGTGATGCTACTAATCGTCTAATCAATGAAGAGCTATCACATGACGTAGATGAAGTACAAACTGAGTTTAATAAGTTGCATCAATGTCTGACAGATGAACAACGAGCTGTTTTTGACGAAATAATGGCAGCAGTTGCAAGCCGTAAAGGAGGGTTATTTTTTGTCTATGGGTACGGTGGAACTGGAAAAACTTTCTTATGGAAGACTTTGGCTTCTGCAGTTCGATGTAGAGGTGAGATAGTTTTAAATGTTGCTTCAAGTGGTATTGCTTCATTATTACTTTCTCGTGGAAGGACAGCCCATTTCGGTTCCATATCCCAATTAATCTCACTGAAGATTCCATGTGTCATATTATGCCAAATAGTGATATTGCCAATTTATTAAAAGAAACTCAATTGATCATATGGGACGAAGCACCGATGGTCCATAAACATGCATTTGAAGCTTTAGATAGGACTATGTCTGACGTGTTTACTGATGGTAGGAGTATTCGATCTGATGTTCCGTTTGGAGGGAAAGTTTTTGTATTCGGCGATGACTTTAGACAAATCTTGCCAGTTATTCCTAATGGTACTAGACAACAAATAGTTTGTGCCTCTTTAAGCTCTTCATATATATGGTCAAAGTGCAAACTGTTAAGGTTGACTAAAAACATGCGCCTAACAATTGGAGCTGATAGTTCTGATATGGACTCTATTAGGGATTTTGCGAAATGGCTGCTTGATATTGGGGAAGGTAAGTTGGGAGATGATAACGATGGTGAAGCAATTATTGAGATACCTGATGATCTATTAATCACCGATAGTTCTGATCCAATACAAAGCTTAATTGACTTCGTCTACCCTTCAATTATGGAACAATTTCGGAATCCTGGTTTTTTTTTCTGAACGAGCAATTCTAGCACCAAAAAATGACGTAGTTCATGAAATTAACGATCGATTGCTTTTGTTATTTCCAGGTGATGCTAAAGAGTATTTGAGTTCCGATAGCATATGTCAAACTGAACAAATGCTTGATTCATTTCAAGAAGGTTTATACTCAACAGAAAATTTGAATGCTCTTAAGATTTTTGGGTTGCCTAATCATAGATTAGTTCTTAAAGTTGGTGTTCCTGTCATGCTTCTTCGCAACATCGATCAACAGAAAGGTTTATGTCACGGTACAAGGCTAAAAATTACTTTTCTAGGCAAACGAGTAATAGAAGCTGAAGTAATATCTAGCGGTAATATCGGCACAAGAGTTTTCATTCCAAGGCTCAATATGATTCCGTCTGACAAAAAAATACCATTTGAATTTCAAAGAAGACAATTTCCTCTATCATTTTGTTTTGCCATGACAATTAACAAGAGTCAAGGTCAATCCTTATCAAAAGTTGGTCTTTATTTGAAAGATCCGGTGTTCACTCATGGTCAGTTGTATGTGGCATTATCAAGGGTCAAGACCAGAGAAGGAGTTAAAATATTGATATTCGATGCTGATGGAAAACCAACAAATAAGACGTCCAATGTGGTCTATAAAGAAGTCTTTGGTAGCTTATAATGTAAACTGTTGTTTTTTGATTTCATATAACATGTTACttattttttatcattttatttaactatttattGCTTATAAATAATAAGTGACATGTATAACTTTCTCGAGCCTGGGAAGCATTCCCGGGTAATAACCTAGTAAATTATATACAAAATATTAACCAAACCAACCTATAATAATCAGATAATGCCTTATATTAGAgatttaatcacgtaataaagcataaacaatcaaattcttattattgaatgtgtaatcatgtAATAAACATAACTgtaataatattagttataacaaatcatattgaatgtgtaatcacgtacaTGGGCGCAGCTTACTTGGGGCGGGAGGGCCCcccccccccgaacttttcgatgCGTAGTATTATGAACAATAGCTTCGTATAGATTTTTTTAGCTATATAcgtttgcccccccccccccccccccggtttcGGAAAAAAACCAGGGGGGGGGTCAAGCTTCGCCAATGATCACGTAATGGATTtctattgaatgtgtaatcatgtAATAAACATAACTGTAATAACATTAGTTATAATAAATCATATTGAatatgtaatcacgtaatggatttctattgaatgtgtaatcacgtaataatTTATGTTGAacgtgtaatcacgtaatgggtattcaaaaatCACGtagtgatgcgtgttagtgtatatatgtttttagatatatatttaagccctttttacacttttagcc
The sequence above is drawn from the Helianthus annuus cultivar XRQ/B chromosome 12, HanXRQr2.0-SUNRISE, whole genome shotgun sequence genome and encodes:
- the LOC110867133 gene encoding uncharacterized protein LOC110867133 — encoded protein: MSKRSNHSRSSSKDPNSLQQIFKSPVIRTPLSDISNANSPAERLKLRKIILDNKRSKKSSSSTNVRNILCENISSLQSSNNNKRSKKSSSSINVPNILSENINSLQSSNNTHRNMYSIGPHTSINETSSLVSTITDNSSKSTPSDDNLRYSISPRINISNNQVVFGSTSTITKLSSGKRKLEHKKRDTTPIPMVNLDSDDDDVLVRVEDPYKGVSKDYLDHGDQVLTCEICSAKLWTSKGGKGRITMNKMCYSMCCGYGKVELPPLKDAHTSYQLLFSSSNEKSKFFQKNIRRYNSMFSFTSMGGKVDSAINKGHAPFIYRISGQNYHCIGSLKPSNGNQPQFCQLYIYDTENEITNRQALFGKTSKPSSSNDKEIDVEMIHYLRDLLDSENMLVKTYRMVRDHFHESPEANLKLRLMYKREKDGRTYSLPTTSEVAALVVGDIDKAIDHRDILVETQSGMLQRISELHPSYLALQYPLLFPYGDDGYRIDIPHRDLIATQKKIKPKCTMREFFSYRIQDRNYGFSLILNGRRLLQQFLVDAYTMIESERLHYIRRQQTKLRSETFENLKKHKDKGKQTLKDTGKPVILPSLFTGGARFMQQNYLDAMALCKSYGYPDFFITITCNPKWPEVKRFLKDSTIKAEDRPDILCRLFKMKFDSIIKDLKDSNYLGEINVVVYTVEFQKRGLPHAHICLFMNVDHKLPTVDHIDPFISAEIPDKNQDPELYSLVSDYMIHGPCGNANLKCPCMVDKRCSKNFPKKFSSHTTVDSNGFPVYRRRDSGHTVIKSGVRLDNRSVVPYNKRLLKRYQAHINVEWCNQSGSVKYLFKYINKGPDMATAVVSGVSNPSIKDKPRDEIKEYYDCRYISACEESWRIFSNEVHYRYPVVMRLPFHMPGQQNVVYGADDDIDNVLSKPSVASSIFVEWMKLNESNENARKLTYVEFPSKFVWKLQDRCWQVRKTYQTVGCIHSVSPALGEPYFLRILLNKVREPRSFEEIRTVNGQLFPTFRDACYAMGLLDDDNEYVEAIKEASFEGHAGYLRALFATLLLSNTLSRPEFVWENTWKYLADDILYRRQKETNISGLVLPEHQVKNLTLLEIEKYLVSNGSSLRGFNTMPFPDDDSLRDATNRLINEELSHDVDEVQTEFNKLHQCLTDEQRAVFDEIMAAVASRKGGLFFVYGYGGTGKTFLWKTLASAVRCRETQLIIWDEAPMVHKHAFEALDRTMSDVFTDGRSIRSDVPFGGKVFVFGDDFRQILPVIPNGTRQQIVCASLSSSYIWSKCKLLRLTKNMRLTIGADSSDMDSIRDFAKWLLDIGEGKLGDDNDGEAIIEIPDDLLITDSSDPIQSLIDFVYPSIMEQFRNPGDAKEYLSSDSICQTEQMLDSFQEGLYSTENLNALKIFGLPNHRLVLKVGVPVMLLRNIDQQKGLCHGTRLKITFLGKRVIEAEVISSGNIGTRVFIPRLNMIPSDKKIPFEFQRRQFPLSFCFAMTINKSQGQSLSKVGLYLKDPVFTHGQLYVALSRVKTREGVKILIFDADGKPTNKTSNVVYKEVFGSL